In Natronolimnobius sp. AArcel1, a single genomic region encodes these proteins:
- a CDS encoding universal stress protein, which translates to MYDSILVATDGSDGATTAVEHAITLARRLEVPLYAIAVLESRTAYDNAIVDPEEATQRQRERAEAALADLESMAEADGVSAETAIRTGVPHEEIRAYAGETDAGAIVIGARGRSAFTGALLGSTVDATLRHADRPVLVVDTPSSQ; encoded by the coding sequence ATGTACGACTCGATTCTCGTCGCAACCGACGGCAGTGATGGGGCAACGACCGCCGTCGAGCATGCGATCACACTGGCTCGCCGACTCGAGGTGCCACTCTATGCCATTGCCGTCCTCGAGAGTCGAACGGCGTACGACAACGCAATCGTCGATCCGGAGGAAGCGACCCAGCGCCAACGTGAACGGGCTGAAGCCGCGCTTGCCGACCTCGAGTCGATGGCGGAGGCGGATGGCGTCTCCGCCGAGACAGCGATACGAACAGGCGTTCCCCACGAGGAAATTCGAGCCTACGCAGGCGAGACGGATGCTGGCGCAATCGTGATCGGGGCCCGCGGACGGTCAGCGTTTACGGGCGCACTGCTCGGGAGCACCGTCGATGCCACACTCAGACACGCCGACCGGCCGGTGCTCGTCGTCGACACGCCTTCGTCTCAGTGA
- a CDS encoding FAD-dependent oxidoreductase, with protein MSETFVIIGGDAAGMSAASKAKRDDPDLEVVVFEKGEWVSYGACGLPYYIKGEIQSLAELVSVTPDEFREKRDIDLRTGHEVTAIDPDAKSVTAVHEGGTLEQGYDHLLIATGAEAVVPPVDGVDLEGVYTLGSMSDGKELREYVARARSNESFQQPDRGPACQYLETCSGPVGVVGGGYIGIEMAEALAANDFEVHLFQRGERLLKGFSEETSAAVAEHLREEDVAVYLESDVEDLAGNERVEAVVTDEDRVPVEMVLLGTGVRPRTDLAADAGIECGETGAIATDNYCETNSSDIYAAGDCAEATHTVTGESAYVPLALTANRHGRAVGQTVAGRPTAGGDIAGTAAVKAFDLEAARTGVLDHERARDAGFDPVTRTIDANSRAGYYPEDGTVTVTLTADRDSGRLLGASLVSEYGEGAVHRSHALVSALEEGASVFNLENYDLAYAPPFNTTWDPVLVAAKVLAGELH; from the coding sequence ATGTCTGAGACGTTCGTCATAATTGGCGGAGATGCGGCCGGGATGTCGGCAGCGAGCAAGGCGAAACGCGATGATCCCGACCTCGAGGTGGTCGTCTTCGAGAAAGGTGAGTGGGTCTCATACGGTGCGTGCGGGTTGCCCTATTACATCAAAGGAGAAATACAGTCACTCGCGGAACTCGTCTCGGTGACGCCCGACGAGTTCCGCGAGAAGCGGGATATCGACCTGCGGACCGGCCACGAGGTAACGGCAATCGATCCCGACGCGAAGTCGGTGACGGCTGTCCACGAGGGTGGGACGCTCGAGCAAGGCTACGATCACCTATTGATTGCAACGGGCGCAGAAGCGGTCGTCCCACCGGTTGATGGCGTCGATCTCGAGGGTGTGTACACGCTGGGGTCGATGAGTGATGGGAAGGAACTGCGCGAGTACGTCGCTCGAGCGCGGTCGAACGAGTCGTTTCAGCAGCCGGATCGGGGGCCGGCCTGCCAGTATCTCGAGACGTGTTCGGGACCGGTAGGGGTCGTGGGCGGGGGCTATATTGGGATCGAAATGGCCGAAGCGCTGGCCGCGAACGATTTCGAGGTCCACCTGTTTCAACGCGGTGAGCGGCTTCTGAAGGGCTTTAGCGAAGAAACCAGTGCGGCCGTTGCCGAGCATCTCCGCGAGGAGGACGTCGCTGTCTATCTCGAGTCAGACGTTGAAGACCTCGCTGGCAACGAGCGCGTTGAGGCGGTCGTCACCGACGAGGACCGCGTTCCGGTTGAGATGGTGTTACTCGGAACTGGTGTTCGCCCTCGGACAGACCTTGCAGCGGATGCAGGAATCGAGTGTGGCGAAACTGGTGCAATCGCCACAGACAACTACTGCGAGACGAACAGCTCGGACATCTACGCAGCGGGCGATTGCGCAGAGGCAACGCACACCGTGACCGGCGAGTCGGCGTACGTACCGCTTGCGTTGACGGCGAACCGACACGGACGCGCAGTCGGGCAGACCGTTGCCGGCCGGCCAACTGCAGGCGGCGATATCGCCGGCACGGCAGCCGTCAAAGCGTTCGACCTCGAGGCAGCCCGAACGGGTGTGCTGGATCACGAGCGCGCTCGAGACGCCGGGTTCGACCCTGTCACGCGAACGATTGATGCGAACTCACGGGCTGGGTACTACCCCGAGGATGGCACAGTCACGGTCACGCTTACTGCGGACCGAGACTCGGGCCGACTGCTGGGTGCGAGTCTCGTCAGCGAGTACGGCGAGGGAGCCGTCCACCGCAGCCACGCACTTGTGTCGGCACTCGAGGAGGGGGCATCTGTCTTCAACCTCGAGAATTACGATCTCGCGTACGCGCCGCCGTTCAACACGACGTGGGACCCCGTACTCGTCGCTGCAAAGGTGCTTGCCGGAGAGCTTCACTGA
- a CDS encoding geranylgeranylglycerol-phosphate geranylgeranyltransferase — protein sequence MAVGETIRGLLELTRPGNVIAASVLTFIGAFVAGGVADNQTMVAAAVAATGLAVGGGNAINDYFDREIDRINQPERAIPRGAVSPRGALVFSLVLFALAVVCALLLPTAAIAIAGINLLALLAYTEFFKGLPGVGNALVAYLVGSTFLFGGAAVGEIGPAVVLAVLAGTATLSREIVKDVEDIEGDRAEGLNTLPIAVGERRALLIAAGLLVVAVIASPLPYVLGYFGIAYLGLVIPAALFMFYAAYEGFTDPTASQRHLKYSMFLAAVAFIIGRGALEVGGI from the coding sequence ATGGCAGTCGGGGAGACGATCCGTGGGCTACTCGAGTTGACACGGCCGGGAAACGTAATTGCAGCAAGTGTTCTGACATTTATTGGAGCATTTGTCGCCGGTGGCGTTGCCGACAATCAGACCATGGTTGCGGCGGCGGTTGCGGCGACCGGATTGGCTGTCGGTGGTGGCAATGCGATCAACGATTATTTCGATCGTGAGATTGATCGGATCAACCAGCCAGAGCGAGCGATTCCTCGCGGAGCCGTCAGCCCGCGTGGGGCGCTCGTGTTTAGTCTGGTGCTCTTTGCGCTCGCGGTCGTGTGCGCGTTGTTGTTGCCGACGGCAGCAATTGCAATTGCAGGGATCAATTTGCTAGCACTGCTCGCGTACACGGAGTTTTTCAAAGGGCTACCGGGCGTGGGGAACGCACTGGTTGCCTATCTCGTCGGGAGTACGTTTCTGTTCGGTGGGGCAGCAGTCGGCGAGATCGGGCCGGCGGTCGTTCTCGCGGTGCTGGCCGGGACAGCAACGCTCTCTCGCGAAATCGTCAAGGACGTCGAGGATATCGAGGGTGATCGAGCGGAGGGACTGAACACGCTCCCGATCGCCGTCGGCGAGCGGCGGGCACTCCTCATCGCGGCCGGATTGCTCGTCGTCGCCGTCATCGCAAGCCCACTGCCGTACGTGCTTGGGTACTTCGGCATCGCCTATCTGGGACTCGTGATTCCAGCGGCGCTGTTCATGTTCTATGCCGCCTATGAGGGCTTTACTGACCCAACAGCCAGCCAACGTCATCTCAAGTACAGCATGTTCCTCGCTGCAGTGGCGTTTATTATCGGTCGTGGTGCACTCGAGGTCGGTGGCATCTAG
- a CDS encoding recombinase RecA encodes MYDLVDVLPDVEIDPGTNVLVAGPPMTGKRQVAYDILTSGASRGNGSIVVTTKDSADKVLERFDDDGRHEDSPVGVVDCVTKQRGIGTVEDDPRIKYASSPVDMTGIGIKLSAFLQEFYEGRGVTENRVLLHSVSTLLMYSDLQTVFRFLHVFTGRIQSADALGIYVIDSTAHDDQTMNTLKQLFDGIIEIQAGDSEPEIRTAGLTST; translated from the coding sequence ATGTATGACCTCGTAGATGTCCTCCCTGATGTCGAAATTGACCCGGGGACGAACGTGCTGGTTGCGGGGCCACCCATGACCGGCAAGCGCCAGGTCGCCTACGACATCCTGACGAGCGGCGCATCTCGCGGTAACGGCTCAATCGTCGTCACAACCAAAGACAGCGCTGATAAAGTGCTCGAGCGATTCGATGACGATGGCCGTCACGAGGACTCACCAGTTGGAGTCGTCGACTGTGTGACGAAACAGCGCGGTATCGGCACTGTTGAGGACGACCCACGGATCAAGTACGCTTCCTCGCCGGTCGACATGACCGGTATCGGTATCAAGCTCTCTGCATTCTTACAGGAGTTCTACGAGGGGCGTGGCGTTACGGAGAATCGCGTCCTCTTGCACTCGGTCTCGACGCTGCTTATGTACTCAGACTTACAGACCGTGTTTCGGTTCCTGCACGTCTTTACTGGCCGAATTCAAAGCGCTGACGCACTCGGTATCTACGTCATTGACTCGACGGCTCATGATGACCAGACGATGAACACGCTCAAGCAACTCTTCGATGGTATCATCGAGATTCAAGCGGGTGACTCGGAGCCGGAGATTCGAACAGCTGGGCTCACGTCGACATAA
- a CDS encoding CoA-binding protein — protein MIDSVESDADIHSILESETIAVVGCSSSPGKAAHDVPAYLHERGYDVIPVNPFADEIFGRSVPDSLEAVTETIAVVCVFRPSDEVSEIVDQVLERDDVDAVWTQLGIRDDSAAERVLESGREVVQDRCMKVEHRRLVA, from the coding sequence ATGATCGACTCAGTCGAATCCGATGCGGACATTCACTCAATTCTCGAGTCCGAAACGATTGCCGTTGTCGGCTGTTCGAGTAGCCCGGGGAAAGCCGCCCACGACGTGCCGGCGTATCTCCACGAACGCGGATACGACGTCATACCAGTGAACCCATTTGCAGACGAGATCTTCGGCCGGTCAGTTCCGGACTCGCTCGAGGCAGTTACCGAGACGATTGCTGTCGTCTGTGTTTTTCGCCCGAGCGACGAGGTGAGCGAAATCGTCGATCAAGTCCTCGAGCGCGACGATGTCGATGCAGTCTGGACGCAACTGGGGATTCGAGACGATTCGGCGGCCGAGCGGGTGCTCGAGTCGGGACGCGAGGTCGTCCAGGATCGGTGTATGAAAGTCGAGCATCGACGACTCGTCGCCTGA
- a CDS encoding PLP-dependent cysteine synthase family protein: MTTHEQPLESVLETIGQTPLVRVHNGPDDVPVYAKLESFNPGASVKDRIGRYMLERMLEQGDLEPGGTVVEPTAGNTGIGLAIAAGQLGLESVFVVPERFSVEKQQLMSALGAQVINTPTADGMGGAIDRAHDLADELENAVVPQQFSNPLNTEAHYETTAPEIYDALEGEVGAIVAGCGTAGTLMGLAKYAREHNPETYIAAVEPKGSLYGTVLGDDLEEGDYKIEGIGTHDPATNDLFDPSLVDEITAISDADAHAELRRLAREEGHLVASSAGAASVAANRVAERIAAGDLETPHDTVVTVFPDSSERYLSKGIYRSLEEWES; the protein is encoded by the coding sequence ATGACGACCCACGAGCAGCCGTTGGAGTCGGTGCTCGAGACGATCGGCCAGACGCCGCTGGTCCGGGTACACAATGGACCCGACGACGTTCCCGTCTACGCGAAACTCGAGTCGTTCAATCCAGGTGCGAGCGTGAAAGACCGCATCGGCCGGTACATGCTCGAGCGAATGCTCGAGCAAGGCGATCTCGAGCCGGGTGGAACCGTCGTCGAGCCGACGGCTGGGAACACGGGAATCGGACTCGCCATTGCCGCCGGGCAACTGGGGCTCGAATCCGTCTTCGTCGTCCCCGAGCGCTTTAGCGTCGAAAAGCAACAGCTCATGTCGGCACTGGGCGCACAGGTCATCAACACGCCCACAGCGGACGGCATGGGCGGTGCAATCGATCGGGCACACGACCTGGCTGATGAACTCGAGAACGCCGTCGTTCCACAGCAGTTCTCGAACCCGTTGAACACCGAGGCTCACTACGAGACGACAGCCCCCGAAATCTACGATGCACTCGAGGGCGAGGTCGGCGCTATTGTCGCCGGCTGTGGCACTGCGGGGACGCTCATGGGACTGGCCAAGTATGCGAGAGAGCACAATCCGGAGACGTATATCGCCGCCGTCGAACCGAAAGGATCGCTGTACGGCACCGTACTCGGCGACGACCTCGAAGAAGGCGACTACAAAATCGAAGGAATCGGGACGCATGACCCAGCGACGAACGACCTCTTCGATCCATCACTGGTCGACGAAATTACTGCCATCTCCGATGCAGACGCCCACGCAGAACTCCGTCGGCTCGCTCGCGAAGAGGGCCACCTCGTCGCCTCGAGTGCAGGGGCCGCAAGCGTGGCAGCCAACCGCGTTGCCGAACGGATTGCCGCAGGAGACCTCGAGACTCCACATGACACGGTGGTGACGGTCTTTCCGGACTCGAGCGAGCGCTATCTCTCAAAAGGGATCTACCGTTCGCTCGAGGAATGGGAGTCTTAG
- a CDS encoding DUF5798 family protein: MGLGSTAKKIQGISDRAEAMYKQVQQLQQRIIGLEEEMDDTHETVKRIDHQLSDQRELLLAIADEHDLDGEEILAEAAIDDAEEATDGDATDKDGGAASADSADDADTDAASPDTAE, encoded by the coding sequence ATGGGACTTGGCAGCACTGCAAAGAAGATTCAGGGAATCTCCGACCGTGCCGAAGCGATGTACAAACAGGTCCAGCAACTCCAGCAGCGAATTATCGGCCTCGAGGAGGAGATGGACGACACGCACGAGACAGTCAAGCGAATCGACCATCAACTCAGTGACCAGCGCGAACTCTTGCTCGCGATTGCCGACGAGCACGATCTCGACGGCGAGGAAATTCTCGCAGAGGCCGCCATTGACGACGCCGAAGAGGCCACAGACGGAGACGCCACAGACAAGGATGGAGGCGCAGCATCCGCCGACAGCGCCGACGACGCTGACACCGATGCGGCGTCGCCAGACACAGCCGAGTAG
- a CDS encoding NAD-binding protein, translating to MAALQKRLVIYVASLFVLIGVYSLAYQWGMAVYEGESRTWYQALEVVVQSMTTAGYGQDAPWQTLEMTALVMLIQITGIAYIVVAIPQFVVPWLETLIQPAPPEQIDHLSEHVIVVGYTALCDTLVEELETSGTPYVILEGDEDRAQQLHEDDFRVLHGDPSATETLEAACLEDALAVIVDATEREQFRTVLAIETRDPDATVVPLVHDPADARYFRYAGVDEVVSPRHRLGKALGDRVRTVLSPDLSSLELGTAFDIAEFHVDPDADLFGDSLAATQQLEDAGGTVLGAWVRGDFVTSLSDETTVDENTSLLVAGTDSDLEAIGDATGTTGSQYRASRDPVVILGSDLIGTTAAGTLERAGLEYTVVDSTADDHVDVHGDVADEETLLEAGLADAGTCLVALEDDTDALLATLTARALNPDLEVIAGASTATVVDALRTAGADYVLALPNVAGRLITLRIFDREVMTLEESLKLLEVDAPALVGETVSNARVADETECTVVALERDGEIYSQVDDVEFTVDDRLIVAGTDDQLERFRERYGDDESNEGATETA from the coding sequence GTGGCTGCACTCCAAAAGCGCCTCGTGATCTACGTCGCCTCCCTGTTCGTGTTGATCGGCGTCTACTCGCTCGCATATCAGTGGGGAATGGCCGTCTACGAGGGCGAATCACGTACCTGGTATCAGGCCCTCGAGGTCGTCGTCCAGTCAATGACGACAGCGGGCTACGGCCAGGACGCCCCCTGGCAAACACTCGAGATGACCGCGCTCGTCATGCTGATCCAAATTACTGGCATCGCCTACATCGTCGTCGCGATTCCGCAGTTCGTCGTTCCGTGGCTCGAGACGCTCATCCAGCCAGCGCCGCCGGAACAGATCGATCACCTCTCCGAGCACGTCATCGTCGTCGGCTACACCGCACTCTGTGATACACTCGTCGAGGAACTCGAGACCAGCGGGACGCCGTACGTGATTCTCGAGGGAGACGAAGACCGTGCACAGCAACTCCATGAGGATGACTTCCGAGTGTTGCATGGTGACCCGTCGGCTACGGAGACGCTCGAGGCTGCCTGTCTCGAGGACGCACTCGCGGTCATCGTCGATGCGACCGAGCGCGAGCAGTTCCGAACAGTATTAGCGATCGAAACGCGAGATCCGGATGCGACAGTCGTTCCATTGGTCCACGATCCGGCCGATGCCAGATACTTTCGCTACGCCGGGGTTGACGAGGTGGTGTCACCACGACACCGGCTTGGGAAGGCACTCGGCGATCGCGTCCGAACCGTCCTCAGCCCCGATCTCAGTAGTCTCGAACTCGGAACGGCCTTCGATATTGCCGAGTTTCACGTCGATCCTGACGCCGACCTCTTTGGCGACTCACTCGCCGCGACACAGCAACTCGAGGATGCCGGCGGGACGGTCCTCGGCGCGTGGGTTCGGGGCGATTTCGTCACCTCGCTTTCCGATGAGACGACCGTCGATGAGAACACGTCACTGCTCGTCGCCGGCACCGACAGTGACCTCGAGGCGATTGGCGACGCGACTGGCACGACGGGAAGCCAGTATCGAGCGAGTCGCGACCCCGTCGTTATCCTCGGCTCTGACCTCATTGGGACAACGGCTGCCGGAACGCTCGAGCGCGCCGGACTCGAGTACACCGTCGTCGATTCGACGGCCGACGACCACGTCGATGTCCACGGTGACGTGGCCGATGAGGAGACGTTGCTCGAGGCAGGACTCGCCGACGCTGGCACCTGTCTGGTCGCACTCGAGGATGACACTGACGCACTCTTGGCGACGCTAACCGCTCGCGCGCTCAACCCTGATCTTGAGGTCATCGCGGGTGCAAGCACCGCCACAGTCGTCGACGCGTTGCGCACTGCGGGCGCGGACTACGTCCTCGCACTGCCGAACGTTGCGGGGCGTCTGATCACGCTTCGAATCTTCGACCGCGAAGTGATGACGTTAGAAGAGTCCCTGAAACTGCTCGAGGTAGACGCGCCCGCACTCGTCGGAGAGACAGTCTCGAACGCGAGAGTTGCTGATGAGACGGAGTGTACCGTCGTTGCACTCGAGCGAGATGGCGAGATCTACTCGCAGGTCGACGATGTGGAGTTTACTGTCGACGACCGTCTCATCGTGGCAGGCACTGACGACCAACTCGAGCGATTTCGCGAACGATACGGCGATGACGAGAGCAACGAGGGGGCGACCGAGACAGCGTAG
- a CDS encoding DUF2270 domain-containing protein, protein MSEETEFDPEATEEKEIGREMVDESTGLGSVAAHLYRGEMERTVEWRARLDTTTNWAVTVMSAIVAYAFSGEVSHAVILAGVVMGTVFLFIEARRFRDYDIWRSRVRVLQENLFANALDPSAGIEQDAWRADLSEDYRDPDPKLSYRAAFSHRLRRVYLPLMSAVLIGWVFHIWAFNPDEPFLESAGLPGVSGIVVVAAVALYFIALLVLAIPHSAKERGESGEAEHGDLE, encoded by the coding sequence ATGTCCGAGGAAACGGAGTTCGATCCCGAGGCGACCGAAGAGAAAGAGATCGGTCGCGAGATGGTCGATGAGAGCACCGGCCTCGGCTCCGTCGCGGCTCACCTCTATCGCGGCGAGATGGAACGCACTGTCGAATGGCGAGCACGCCTGGATACGACGACCAACTGGGCGGTGACGGTAATGTCAGCAATCGTCGCGTACGCCTTTTCGGGCGAGGTTTCTCACGCCGTGATCCTCGCAGGAGTTGTCATGGGAACGGTGTTCCTGTTCATCGAAGCCCGCCGCTTTCGCGACTACGATATCTGGCGCTCTCGCGTGCGAGTGTTACAAGAAAATCTCTTTGCCAACGCGCTTGACCCCTCAGCGGGGATCGAACAGGACGCCTGGCGCGCAGATCTGAGCGAGGATTACCGCGATCCAGACCCGAAACTCAGCTACCGTGCTGCGTTCAGCCACCGCCTGCGCCGGGTCTATTTACCACTCATGAGTGCCGTCCTGATCGGGTGGGTCTTTCACATCTGGGCGTTCAATCCCGACGAGCCGTTCCTCGAGAGTGCGGGCCTGCCGGGAGTCAGTGGTATCGTCGTCGTCGCGGCCGTTGCCCTCTACTTCATCGCGCTGTTGGTCTTGGCGATCCCACACTCTGCGAAAGAACGCGGCGAATCCGGCGAGGCAGAACACGGTGACCTCGAGTAA
- a CDS encoding outer membrane lipoprotein carrier protein LolA, with translation MTTRRVAALLGILVVIALVSGCVTVPSSDDPGSETEPDPDTLFEGIYVYDDALEDVDGVVTGEWAGYNQTLSEREHIQERPYTDSRTETLESSATDQETPVLISNDTTRWWYYPDLEQADYYVPDGAPYEDDEIQSERTTMAETERERYDLEYGGTDEVADREAHVLDLEPKNESVETGVSVLVGESTYVFALETIDYEDEDELQRVSHTVWLDAEYNYPLKEAVVWERDDGSEYQITEGFESVTFNSGLEDETFEFEPPDDVDVYEIE, from the coding sequence ATGACAACGAGACGAGTTGCGGCGCTTTTGGGTATCCTCGTGGTGATCGCACTCGTCAGCGGTTGTGTTACCGTTCCCTCGAGCGATGACCCTGGCTCCGAAACGGAGCCTGATCCCGACACGCTCTTCGAAGGCATTTACGTCTACGATGACGCCCTCGAGGATGTCGATGGCGTCGTCACGGGTGAGTGGGCGGGCTACAATCAGACGCTTTCCGAGCGCGAGCATATTCAGGAACGACCGTACACTGATTCCCGAACGGAAACGCTCGAGTCGTCGGCGACGGATCAGGAAACGCCGGTGCTCATCTCGAACGACACGACGCGCTGGTGGTACTATCCCGACCTGGAACAGGCCGATTACTACGTACCCGACGGCGCACCGTACGAAGACGATGAGATTCAATCGGAGCGAACCACGATGGCCGAGACGGAACGCGAGCGCTACGACCTCGAGTACGGCGGCACTGACGAGGTTGCGGACCGAGAGGCCCACGTTCTCGATCTCGAGCCGAAAAACGAATCCGTCGAGACTGGTGTCTCGGTCCTCGTCGGCGAGTCGACGTACGTCTTTGCACTCGAGACAATTGACTACGAGGACGAAGACGAACTGCAACGTGTCTCACATACTGTGTGGCTCGATGCAGAGTACAACTATCCGCTCAAGGAAGCAGTCGTCTGGGAGCGAGACGATGGCTCGGAGTATCAGATCACCGAAGGCTTCGAGTCAGTGACGTTCAATTCCGGCCTCGAGGACGAAACGTTCGAGTTCGAGCCGCCGGATGACGTCGATGTCTACGAGATTGAGTAA
- a CDS encoding mechanosensitive ion channel family protein: MIGASAATTLLQAGEGAQDLGPIGQGLEPLLGGALAGTAAGVVRFAIAFVAIWMIGRLLVLPLVRRGFDRRELDAHAQKPLLKLTQFGLLFVAVAVAFGFGGYGNFLVSMAGIAAAGALAVGLALQNVISNFVAGVFIFTDRPFKIGDWIEWDNGEHAGVVEDISLRVTRVRTFDNELLTVPNSALTENTIKNPVDADKLRMKFVFGIGYSDDIQQATDIIIEEAKRHPDIMDDPGPSVRLTELNDSDVGLQSRFWIATPSRADFVRIKGEYITEVKQRFDEEGIDIPYPVRTLEGGLALEGSAAVGQPAE, encoded by the coding sequence ATGATCGGTGCATCGGCAGCCACAACCCTCCTGCAGGCTGGCGAGGGCGCACAGGACCTCGGCCCAATCGGTCAGGGACTCGAGCCGCTACTTGGCGGGGCGCTTGCAGGAACGGCTGCAGGTGTCGTCCGGTTCGCGATTGCGTTCGTTGCAATCTGGATGATCGGTCGGCTGCTCGTTTTGCCACTCGTTAGGCGGGGATTCGATCGACGAGAGTTAGATGCGCATGCCCAAAAGCCGCTGTTGAAACTCACACAGTTTGGCCTGTTGTTCGTGGCAGTCGCCGTCGCGTTTGGCTTTGGCGGCTACGGTAACTTCCTCGTCTCGATGGCTGGGATCGCAGCGGCCGGGGCGCTTGCCGTTGGACTGGCGTTACAGAACGTCATCTCGAACTTCGTTGCCGGTGTGTTCATCTTCACGGACCGCCCGTTCAAAATCGGCGACTGGATCGAGTGGGACAACGGCGAGCACGCTGGCGTCGTCGAAGACATCAGTCTCCGCGTCACGCGCGTTCGAACGTTCGATAACGAACTGTTGACCGTGCCGAACTCCGCACTCACCGAAAATACGATCAAAAATCCCGTCGACGCGGACAAACTTCGGATGAAGTTCGTCTTCGGCATTGGCTATAGCGATGACATCCAACAGGCGACAGACATTATCATCGAAGAAGCAAAACGCCATCCAGACATTATGGACGACCCCGGCCCAAGCGTCCGACTGACCGAACTCAACGACTCCGACGTTGGCCTGCAGTCGCGCTTCTGGATCGCAACCCCCTCGAGAGCGGACTTCGTCCGCATCAAAGGCGAGTACATCACCGAGGTCAAACAGCGCTTCGACGAGGAGGGCATCGACATCCCCTACCCCGTCCGCACGCTCGAGGGTGGACTCGCACTGGAGGGCTCGGCAGCCGTTGGCCAGCCAGCAGAGTAA
- a CDS encoding YhbY family RNA-binding protein: protein MDIDKKELAKRAHDLDVTVWVGKSGLESVVDELNDQLSNADLVKVKFLRAARAGSSTEEQAADLADRVNGKLVETRGHTAVIYR from the coding sequence ATGGATATTGATAAGAAGGAACTGGCAAAGCGGGCACACGATCTCGATGTGACCGTCTGGGTCGGCAAAAGCGGCCTCGAATCCGTCGTCGATGAACTCAATGATCAACTCTCGAATGCAGACCTCGTCAAAGTCAAGTTTTTGCGGGCTGCTCGAGCAGGTAGTTCGACCGAGGAACAAGCAGCGGATCTTGCCGATCGTGTCAACGGGAAACTCGTCGAGACGCGCGGGCACACCGCAGTCATCTATCGATGA
- a CDS encoding ribonuclease P protein component 4, which yields MTIAAERIERLHDLAKAAAADGNDDRARDYVRLARRVAERNRLTLPREFRRFTCDSCDVYLRPGKNARVRLQDGHVVITCDCGAHARYPYEG from the coding sequence ATGACGATTGCCGCCGAGCGAATCGAACGGCTGCACGACCTCGCGAAAGCGGCGGCAGCGGACGGGAACGACGACAGAGCACGAGACTACGTTCGACTCGCCCGCCGCGTTGCAGAGCGAAATCGACTCACGCTCCCTCGAGAGTTTCGACGGTTTACCTGCGATTCGTGCGACGTCTATCTTCGACCCGGCAAAAACGCCCGCGTCAGGCTGCAAGACGGCCACGTCGTCATTACCTGTGACTGCGGTGCCCACGCGCGATATCCCTACGAGGGCTGA